A region from the Bacteroidota bacterium genome encodes:
- a CDS encoding sialidase family protein — protein MKWLFIAFLFCSAIDAEAQWLVPPASWMHHDGYDRPRPSRKPRMRPLSMPAPEPHNWPFPNTNVTHQLFFAQTEPSIAINPTDPSNVVIGANDDSIYNQMLACSSTDDGATWLNQSLPGVPLWAQLTTDPSVSFDRFGTVYYLFGRLGSEFGVPQAQNEVALYRSSNRGAKWLWAGDAFADTASSWGADTLSDKYYLAVDVNASSPYVDRLYAVWVDYGQTDGLADSRPHIVCSHSTDSGVHWSHRVSLAGGSFFTAPVPALAPDGTLIVTFIQYWDTNAIWVTRSTDGGQTFSAPHLLSQYKNLAGVTPNDSTGYQTIGTDTDFVMINSFPSIAISDTGAHKGRTYICWCGKSDDGVPHVWIATSDDAGVNWSAPRIADADSVPNAYSRYFSWVAADPQTGDLAIDYYVAPTGPSNIWSDLYMEHSTDGGATFSARRISSASSSLAVKESSRQTNSGQRLYFIGDYINLAGWNNTWHPGWADSRSMTDLDIYTAKVQPFAPMPVSNLAVRDTTVNGKKAVVIAWDYTPETTFGYPLSEGYTFLTWKDAGKLDTLSSSTLQFVDTSSTLGYYKVSVLASGLESIRDSGSNLPRSVSGDLNVSGVHVLLLRQPAVVGNPDAIRIESDVPSSLSLTFYDELGRTVCEPESDGAISTKHTITFTPQQSGVMFYVIRGVTATGVWQRTGRLLAE, from the coding sequence GTGAAGTGGCTGTTTATCGCATTCCTGTTCTGCTCGGCAATAGATGCCGAAGCGCAATGGCTCGTGCCTCCGGCAAGCTGGATGCACCACGATGGCTACGACCGGCCTCGTCCTTCGCGTAAACCGCGGATGCGACCCCTTAGTATGCCAGCGCCCGAACCACACAACTGGCCGTTCCCAAACACCAATGTAACGCATCAGCTATTCTTCGCTCAGACCGAACCATCGATTGCGATCAATCCAACAGATCCATCGAATGTCGTGATCGGCGCGAACGACGACAGCATCTATAATCAGATGCTTGCCTGCTCGTCAACGGATGACGGGGCAACCTGGCTGAATCAGTCGCTGCCCGGCGTGCCACTATGGGCGCAGCTTACCACCGACCCCTCCGTGTCGTTCGACCGCTTCGGAACCGTGTATTATCTCTTTGGGAGACTTGGAAGCGAATTCGGAGTGCCTCAGGCGCAGAATGAAGTCGCTCTGTATCGATCGAGCAATCGCGGCGCGAAGTGGTTATGGGCAGGCGATGCGTTTGCCGACACTGCGTCCAGTTGGGGAGCCGATACGCTGTCCGATAAATACTATCTTGCGGTTGATGTGAATGCAAGCAGCCCGTATGTTGACAGACTCTATGCCGTTTGGGTCGATTATGGTCAGACCGATGGCCTCGCCGATTCGCGGCCGCATATTGTCTGTTCGCATTCGACCGATAGTGGAGTGCATTGGTCGCATCGCGTTTCGCTGGCGGGAGGAAGTTTTTTCACTGCGCCGGTTCCGGCTCTTGCGCCAGATGGAACACTGATCGTAACATTTATCCAATACTGGGATACCAATGCGATCTGGGTCACCCGCTCGACCGATGGGGGTCAGACATTCTCTGCGCCGCATCTGCTAAGCCAATATAAAAACCTTGCCGGGGTCACGCCAAACGATAGCACCGGTTACCAAACCATTGGTACTGACACGGATTTCGTGATGATCAACAGCTTCCCATCGATTGCCATATCCGATACTGGCGCCCACAAAGGCAGAACGTATATTTGCTGGTGTGGAAAATCTGATGACGGAGTGCCACACGTCTGGATTGCGACGAGCGATGATGCCGGTGTCAATTGGAGCGCACCGCGCATCGCGGATGCTGACTCTGTTCCGAATGCCTATTCAAGATATTTTTCGTGGGTCGCTGCCGATCCCCAGACAGGCGATCTTGCAATCGATTATTATGTCGCGCCGACCGGACCTTCAAACATCTGGAGCGATCTTTACATGGAGCACTCGACGGATGGCGGCGCAACATTCAGCGCCCGCCGGATTTCAAGCGCATCTTCCAGCCTTGCAGTGAAGGAGAGTTCGCGTCAAACTAATTCCGGACAGAGACTCTATTTCATCGGTGATTATATCAACCTCGCTGGTTGGAACAACACCTGGCATCCTGGGTGGGCGGACTCACGGAGCATGACCGATCTCGACATCTACACAGCGAAGGTCCAGCCATTTGCGCCAATGCCAGTCAGTAACCTTGCTGTTCGCGACACTACGGTCAATGGGAAGAAGGCTGTTGTGATCGCTTGGGACTACACGCCGGAGACTACATTTGGCTATCCGCTCAGCGAGGGCTACACATTTCTGACTTGGAAGGATGCCGGCAAGTTGGACACGCTCAGCTCCTCCACGTTGCAGTTCGTCGATACGAGCTCGACACTCGGCTACTACAAAGTCTCTGTTCTCGCGTCAGGCCTCGAAAGCATTCGTGACAGTGGGTCGAATCTGCCGCGTTCGGTTTCGGGCGATCTCAACGTGTCCGGAGTGCATGTGCTCCTGTTACGACAACCGGCAGTTGTTGGAAACCCGGACGCAATCCGAATCGAGAGCGACGTGCCCAGTTCACTCTCGCTCACATTCTATGATGAGCTTGGCCGCACCGTTTGTGAGCCGGAGAGCGATGGAGCAATCTCAACGAAACACACAATAACATTCACGCCACAGCAAAGTGGCGTGATGTTCTATGTGATTCGTGGAGTGACGGCAACAGGAGTTTGGCAACGCACGGGGAGACTGTTGGCCGAGTGA
- a CDS encoding STAS domain-containing protein, which yields MHFTTEQGDAKTIFRLKEPRLDSQNAGQLKAEFLILAQPDIDALIVDLTQVGYIDSAGISALLLAQRQMKIHEGEVRLVGVRPNVLSMLRLTQLDRIFPIFNTVEEALAAELALPDDDEAFGGEPESEEGLDDPELSLGPGAPTAKAIRAGAIAAGGSFGAAALAKIMMTPYDDELTTDLLLASEAPTALGSSMPVIGMPTLGDDEDFVDDDDFDDDDDDLDDDLDEEEEDLDEEDDVEDIAEEEVLEEDDFEDDDFDDEELEEDEEDDF from the coding sequence ATGCACTTTACTACAGAACAGGGAGACGCGAAGACCATATTCCGCCTCAAGGAGCCACGGCTCGATTCACAGAATGCCGGCCAACTCAAGGCGGAATTTCTTATTCTCGCGCAACCTGATATCGATGCGCTGATCGTCGATCTCACCCAGGTAGGGTATATCGATAGCGCAGGTATTTCAGCGCTCTTGTTAGCCCAACGTCAAATGAAGATCCACGAAGGCGAAGTCCGTCTCGTCGGAGTTCGGCCGAATGTCCTTTCAATGCTCCGGCTGACACAGCTTGATAGAATTTTTCCAATTTTTAACACGGTCGAGGAAGCACTTGCAGCCGAACTTGCGTTACCGGACGATGACGAAGCTTTTGGCGGCGAGCCGGAATCGGAGGAGGGGCTGGACGACCCAGAACTCTCGCTCGGGCCCGGCGCTCCGACCGCAAAAGCGATTAGGGCCGGCGCCATTGCCGCCGGCGGTTCTTTTGGTGCAGCAGCCTTAGCAAAAATCATGATGACTCCGTACGACGACGAACTGACAACCGACTTGCTCCTTGCTTCCGAAGCCCCGACCGCACTGGGGTCTTCCATGCCAGTCATTGGAATGCCAACTCTCGGTGATGACGAAGACTTCGTCGACGATGATGATTTCGATGACGACGACGATGATCTCGATGACGATCTCGACGAAGAAGAGGAAGACCTCGACGAAGAGGACGATGTCGAGGATATTGCCGAGGAAGAGGTCCTGGAAGAAGATGACTTCGAGGATGACGACTTCGACGATGAGGAGTTAGAAGAGGACGAGGAGGACGATTTTTAA
- a CDS encoding asparaginase, with protein sequence MSFVTEELQIESLPTADRRANGHASVAAVFTGGTIAVSANKKSSVVPVLSGREILERVPEIAQYLPSLKVQVHDFAMLPGPHMSPEMMLTLAGFLRAISTEDGSSTQHLDGVVITHGTDSMEECAYFLDLVSNSDGPIVLTGSMHPSTDAAWDGGRNLVDALAVAASEEFRGAGAVVVMNGLVHAASEVTKMHTMRADTFHSADFGPLGTVSTLALDEPRRNRTPNNRIHIPLSEDAELPYVELFLTYSGMDDSLFIAALKAGARGIVIEAMGQGNVPPGVVNGISRAREMEIPVVITSRCMSGPVRPYYAYEGAGRELERLGCIFAPYLTGPKARIKLMVALAHGMGKEEIRGLWAG encoded by the coding sequence ATGAGTTTTGTTACAGAAGAGCTGCAAATAGAATCACTTCCGACGGCGGACCGTCGCGCGAATGGTCACGCGAGCGTTGCCGCGGTCTTCACTGGCGGCACGATTGCCGTCAGCGCAAACAAAAAATCGAGCGTCGTGCCGGTGCTCTCGGGCCGAGAAATTCTCGAGCGGGTGCCGGAGATCGCGCAATACCTTCCGTCGCTCAAGGTGCAAGTCCACGATTTTGCGATGCTGCCGGGGCCCCACATGTCGCCCGAAATGATGCTCACGCTCGCCGGATTCCTCCGCGCGATTTCCACCGAGGACGGCTCCTCTACTCAACACTTGGATGGCGTCGTCATCACGCATGGCACGGACTCGATGGAAGAATGCGCCTACTTTCTCGATCTGGTCTCGAATTCGGATGGCCCGATCGTGTTGACTGGCTCGATGCATCCCTCGACCGACGCGGCATGGGATGGCGGCCGAAATCTCGTCGATGCGCTCGCTGTCGCGGCGAGCGAGGAGTTTCGTGGCGCGGGTGCGGTCGTAGTGATGAATGGACTTGTCCATGCTGCCAGCGAGGTGACGAAGATGCACACAATGCGAGCAGACACCTTCCACTCGGCGGACTTCGGCCCGCTCGGCACGGTGAGCACGCTCGCGCTCGATGAGCCACGCCGCAACCGGACGCCTAATAACCGCATCCATATTCCGCTTTCGGAAGATGCTGAACTTCCGTATGTCGAGTTATTCCTGACCTATTCCGGGATGGACGATTCGCTCTTTATCGCAGCACTGAAAGCCGGCGCGCGTGGAATCGTGATCGAGGCGATGGGGCAAGGCAATGTTCCACCAGGTGTTGTCAACGGGATTTCTCGCGCCCGCGAGATGGAAATCCCGGTCGTCATTACCTCGCGTTGCATGTCGGGACCCGTCCGCCCTTACTACGCCTACGAAGGCGCGGGCCGCGAACTCGAACGCCTCGGTTGCATCTTCGCGCCCTATCTCACCGGTCCGAAAGCCCGCATCAAGCTGATGGTGGCGCTTGCCCATGGCATGGGCAAGGAGGAGATTCGGGGACTGTGGGCGGGGTAA
- the holA gene encoding DNA polymerase III subunit delta, translating into MQERGQKSGAVENILKAWRAGKPAPVYVFHGEEDFLRSELLHEAPTLLVPDEATRSFNFDQLYASDVSLSDVITMASGYPMMAERRVVIVREAERMLRPKPAGQAATRSSASRGKKKGGEDPLLSYLEHPNQDCVLIFDMEKFGARNQSPFKELAAKAEVVEFAVLKDAEATEWVKARAMTHKKKLGTEAARLMVAQLGIGLGTLASELEKLAIYAGDRDEITSKDVEALTGASRERSIFELTKAIGTANRELAATILLRILRTGKDQRAFVLIMLARHFEQLTLAHELSAKRESEHAIAEALGLHGGAAYFVKETISAARRYSRERLDAAARAIVHAEETSRRGHTNDELLMEMLLLKLMPA; encoded by the coding sequence ATGCAAGAGCGGGGCCAGAAATCCGGAGCGGTTGAAAATATCCTGAAAGCATGGCGCGCGGGCAAGCCGGCGCCCGTCTATGTTTTTCACGGCGAGGAAGACTTCCTTCGGAGCGAATTGCTGCACGAGGCACCCACCCTCCTTGTCCCGGACGAGGCAACGCGCTCTTTCAACTTCGATCAGCTCTATGCCTCGGACGTCTCGCTGTCAGACGTGATCACAATGGCCTCGGGCTATCCAATGATGGCCGAGCGCAGAGTCGTCATTGTCCGAGAAGCCGAACGGATGCTCCGCCCCAAGCCGGCAGGTCAGGCTGCAACACGCAGCAGTGCGTCGCGCGGCAAGAAAAAGGGCGGCGAGGATCCGCTACTTTCCTATCTCGAGCATCCAAATCAGGACTGCGTCCTCATCTTCGACATGGAGAAGTTCGGCGCGCGAAATCAATCGCCGTTCAAAGAACTCGCTGCAAAGGCCGAAGTCGTCGAGTTCGCCGTGCTCAAGGATGCCGAGGCGACCGAGTGGGTCAAAGCTCGCGCCATGACGCACAAGAAGAAGCTCGGCACCGAAGCCGCGCGCCTCATGGTCGCACAGCTTGGCATCGGACTCGGCACGCTGGCCAGCGAACTCGAAAAACTCGCCATCTACGCCGGCGACCGCGACGAGATCACCTCCAAAGATGTCGAAGCGCTCACCGGCGCTTCTAGAGAGCGAAGCATCTTCGAACTCACAAAAGCCATCGGCACCGCAAACCGGGAGCTGGCGGCGACGATCCTGTTGCGCATTCTCCGCACTGGCAAGGACCAGCGGGCCTTCGTGCTCATCATGCTCGCCAGGCACTTCGAGCAACTCACGCTTGCCCACGAACTCTCCGCGAAGCGCGAAAGCGAGCATGCCATTGCAGAAGCGCTCGGGCTCCATGGTGGCGCGGCCTACTTCGTCAAGGAGACGATCTCCGCGGCCCGCCGATACTCCCGGGAGCGACTCGATGCAGCCGCCCGAGCCATCGTACATGCCGAAGAAACCTCACGTCGCGGGCACACCAACGACGAGTTACTCATGGAAATGTTGCTGCTGAAGCTCATGCCCGCTTAG
- a CDS encoding T9SS type A sorting domain-containing protein: MRAFVQRGVFVLLTLLAVRGDDLRGQWKMVRQYAPAGDAIIFNDGIIWAAAWPRSLALTATPGITYSMDTGKTWTDLLLPTYLNPRANFLFLDIAFANKDTGVIALYNADPSAIQVWDWGGIYRTTDRGKTWSRVDPSNSKASRLTYNHSSSVIHFVECIYGSTATSLDGGMGWNSVQVTGSSRNPGVLTALTTAKDGTVYALGSDSYQDFFGRWIGPPLSNVFSSTDRGTTWQRASGQVSLDSWSIDVDSCDPSRLYVVNEDIASRFQGFSSMYVSPDRGTTWTTAFTLPYPGLAGSFSTAPHALYAATITNGILRSTDHGTTWQNIGGPGNPPDSRNICAINDNILFAVDSDGNIWSTSNSGGDSVLAPSGSVPLTITPDSLFAADTTHCEPITRSVTVSANGCNTASLDSSWLAGADAEAFSVGTRNGVFIPVTFHGTRAGDYNAKFILQISNGTFDTIALEGHAVGTYPLNIITADTKTDIIGGDLSVPITVSGLKRPETIDLVLHYDPILAYNSSVDPANTTLDIPGEQWPGRSKLHIAQASSGVVAGYARFNVFADSGTKPQVTFDSLTVLSAISPCEYTLPAAVTSTITLPTGCGTTILSQYLQSGQVSVFTIRPNPTSGDVELTSSLDIGDASVEIYDMLGVRRGALAVKPTKETPAHLLLPEGAGVYYLRVKSQVGVQSLRVVVAK, translated from the coding sequence ATGAGAGCTTTCGTTCAACGCGGCGTCTTCGTGCTTCTCACGCTCCTCGCCGTGCGTGGGGATGACTTGCGAGGGCAGTGGAAGATGGTCCGCCAGTACGCACCGGCCGGCGATGCGATCATTTTCAATGATGGGATTATCTGGGCCGCGGCTTGGCCGCGAAGCTTGGCGCTTACAGCCACTCCCGGGATAACCTATAGCATGGACACCGGAAAGACGTGGACCGATCTCTTGCTCCCTACCTATTTGAATCCACGAGCGAACTTCCTGTTTCTTGATATTGCCTTTGCGAATAAGGATACCGGCGTGATAGCACTTTATAATGCTGATCCGTCCGCGATTCAAGTGTGGGATTGGGGAGGGATCTATCGGACGACCGATCGCGGAAAGACTTGGTCTCGGGTCGATCCCTCGAATTCGAAGGCTTCTCGCCTGACTTATAATCATTCTTCATCGGTTATCCATTTTGTCGAGTGTATTTATGGCTCCACTGCCACTTCGTTAGATGGTGGCATGGGATGGAACTCCGTTCAGGTCACTGGATCGAGCCGTAACCCCGGCGTGCTCACCGCACTTACGACCGCAAAGGACGGTACGGTCTATGCACTCGGCAGCGATAGTTATCAGGACTTCTTCGGCAGATGGATTGGACCGCCGCTCAGTAATGTATTTTCGAGCACGGATCGCGGGACCACATGGCAGAGAGCATCTGGTCAGGTTTCGCTTGATAGTTGGAGTATCGATGTCGATTCCTGCGACCCATCCCGACTCTATGTAGTAAATGAAGACATAGCGTCCCGATTTCAAGGCTTTTCATCCATGTACGTAAGCCCCGACAGAGGAACAACATGGACAACGGCATTCACACTTCCTTATCCTGGACTTGCCGGATCGTTCTCGACTGCACCGCACGCGCTATATGCCGCGACGATTACCAACGGCATTCTGCGGTCGACCGACCATGGAACGACTTGGCAAAATATCGGCGGGCCTGGAAACCCACCGGATTCCAGAAATATCTGTGCGATCAATGACAACATCTTGTTTGCAGTTGACTCGGACGGAAATATTTGGTCCACGTCCAACAGCGGCGGAGATTCCGTCTTGGCGCCTTCGGGTTCCGTACCGCTTACAATTACTCCGGACTCACTCTTTGCAGCCGATACAACCCATTGCGAACCTATCACCCGTTCGGTAACAGTGAGTGCTAACGGTTGCAACACCGCTTCTCTTGACTCGTCGTGGCTTGCGGGCGCCGATGCAGAGGCCTTCAGCGTGGGCACTCGAAATGGCGTCTTCATTCCAGTCACCTTTCATGGAACGCGCGCTGGCGACTACAATGCCAAATTTATTCTCCAAATTAGCAATGGTACATTCGATACAATCGCCTTAGAAGGCCACGCTGTGGGTACATACCCCCTAAACATTATTACAGCCGACACAAAGACGGACATTATCGGCGGTGACCTCTCTGTCCCAATCACCGTCAGCGGCCTAAAGCGTCCCGAGACTATCGATCTCGTTCTGCATTATGATCCAATACTTGCATACAACAGTTCAGTCGATCCCGCAAACACCACGCTCGACATTCCCGGCGAGCAATGGCCGGGACGCTCGAAGCTGCACATCGCGCAGGCGTCCTCCGGAGTGGTTGCAGGCTATGCGCGTTTCAATGTCTTCGCGGATTCCGGCACTAAGCCGCAAGTAACGTTTGATTCTCTAACGGTACTATCAGCAATTTCTCCATGCGAGTACACATTGCCGGCGGCTGTCACAAGCACGATCACGCTGCCCACGGGTTGCGGCACGACGATACTCTCACAGTATCTTCAGTCGGGCCAGGTTTCAGTCTTCACAATTCGTCCGAACCCCACATCGGGCGATGTCGAACTTACTTCTTCGCTTGATATTGGGGATGCTTCGGTCGAGATTTACGACATGCTCGGCGTTAGACGAGGCGCGCTCGCGGTCAAGCCGACGAAAGAGACACCAGCGCATCTATTGCTGCCGGAGGGCGCAGGAGTGTACTATCTTCGGGTCAAATCCCAAGTGGGCGTTCAGAGCTTGCGGGTGGTTGTGGCGAAGTAA